The Rhizophagus irregularis chromosome 31, complete sequence genome includes the window aaagtggTAACTATGTCCTTGTTACATCtagtacaaattttatttgggTCTGCAACAGCAATTGAATCGATTAATAGATTACCAGTAATAGTAATTGGCGATGAAGGTAAATCAAAAACAGTTGTCATGGTTTCGTTCCAGCAGAATACTTTTTCATTCTTGTAGCATATCATATCTCTAATCGCAGGATAAAGGGCGATAGCGTCaaatataaattgtaataattgatttCTAGAGAGGTCGGATTCACATCCAACCTTTATAGCTTCAACCATGTTTTCAATTCCTTTATCACTACACCTTGGAGAAGAACAAAGTCTTTCGGAAAAATTTACAAGTGGTTCTTCAAGAATaggtttataattattatgtggATCGGATAAAACTTTTCCTATAATTTTGGGGTCGGTTAAAACTGATACATGAGATAATAAACGTTGGAATGGTATACATTTAAGGAATTCTGGA containing:
- a CDS encoding uncharacterized protein (SECRETED:cutsite_ALS-SQ; SECRETED:prob_0.4024); SECRETED:SignalP(1-22), which translates into the protein MKKINFVTLLLIASASLGFALSSQKTIQELNPVIGSIVPQCQKTLFDIATGPEFLKCIPFQRLLSHVSVLTDPKIIGKVLSDPHNNYKPILEEPLVNFSERLCSSPRCSDKGIENMVEAIKVGCESDLSRNQLLQFIFDAIALYPAIRDMICYKNEKVFCWNETMTTVFDLPSSPITITGNLLIDSIAVADPNKICTRCNKDIVTTFFTFINNNDLALQILKSLEINDDILNKIKSSIAIKCGIEFEEFLFFQMEFNVSNFNY